One part of the Polyangiaceae bacterium genome encodes these proteins:
- a CDS encoding class II aldolase/adducin family protein: MLTAIGDVMRRLYERGWITTRDGNCSLRRTNSRMLYVTPSGWRKTILHPEHLVKLAFGANQELVVPEGANPSGELHMHWLLQKDATSVRAVVHAHPTHVVAAIYRGFKLPDVAAEFPEIFRYTRVGPSVTAIPAITRDLGDATAVAFGLKDGQLDFDIVGQANHGVCAVAGDPWSAYEHIERLNHVCEIVLASGVRPEDIPEGSIRMKSHGA; encoded by the coding sequence ATGCTCACAGCAATCGGCGACGTCATGCGTCGGCTCTACGAACGCGGTTGGATCACGACGCGGGACGGTAACTGCAGCCTGCGCCGCACGAACTCGCGCATGCTCTACGTGACGCCTTCCGGCTGGCGCAAAACCATCCTGCATCCCGAACACCTGGTGAAGCTCGCCTTCGGCGCGAACCAAGAGCTCGTGGTGCCTGAAGGCGCGAACCCATCGGGTGAGCTTCACATGCACTGGCTACTGCAGAAGGACGCGACCAGCGTGCGCGCGGTGGTGCACGCCCATCCAACCCACGTCGTTGCGGCGATCTATCGCGGCTTCAAGCTGCCCGACGTCGCCGCCGAGTTCCCGGAAATCTTCCGCTACACCCGCGTCGGCCCCTCCGTCACGGCGATCCCCGCCATCACCCGCGACCTCGGAGACGCCACCGCTGTCGCCTTCGGCCTGAAGGACGGCCAGCTCGACTTCGACATCGTTGGGCAAGCCAACCACGGTGTGTGCGCCGTCGCCGGCGATCCGTGGAGCGCCTACGAACACATCGAGCGCCTCAACCACGTTTGCGAAATCGTGCTCGCCAGCGGCGTCCGCCCCGAAGACATCCCCGAAGGCTCAATACGCATGAAGTCGCACGGCGCA
- a CDS encoding L,D-transpeptidase encodes MIPLCAPSKRSLRRGLYAVLALGCWTAVAAAEEPKVSPLESRLLAQGQSGLAATHIYSKGYATFVYPKPSKSTTQIGYIRVGHHVRIRAGSKPEVGPGCAGGFYAVEPRGYVCLDRSATLDPTGRYTSAMSGLVPSTDASPYHFALSNGTPMYRRLPTRDEWLKEERFLGAPGTHAPLSWGNKGHEVLALDSLPEVDGELPWFFANGGSAGSSKPMGLVRRQIPLGSMLAYVRVFEHEGRRWLVSADGTVVPADRTRPFKESSFEGVELAGKVQLPLGWFREGPAPQYRLDGDKLVKTDGAWQRLDHVGVDPSAQPVSQGGENFLPTLSTGKQGRLWVREADVVRVDAREKLPWGITDQDKWLWMSISRGTLVAYEGERPVFSTLVSPGVGGVPVKGRDPVKYSTTPMGIYRITYKHRAATMSPEQGEDRSFWIADVPYTQYFNAPFALHVAYWHDTFGKGMSAGCVNLSPRDGKRLFGFTEPAVPADWNGAAAGGANGKGTFVVIER; translated from the coding sequence ATGATTCCGCTCTGCGCGCCTTCCAAACGGAGCCTTCGGCGTGGCTTGTACGCCGTGTTGGCCCTGGGGTGCTGGACCGCCGTTGCAGCGGCCGAGGAGCCCAAGGTGTCGCCGCTGGAGTCTCGCTTGCTCGCCCAGGGTCAGAGCGGTCTCGCGGCCACACACATCTACTCCAAGGGGTACGCGACCTTCGTCTACCCAAAGCCCTCCAAGAGCACGACCCAGATCGGATACATCCGGGTGGGGCACCACGTGCGGATCCGGGCGGGCAGCAAGCCTGAGGTCGGACCGGGGTGCGCCGGAGGGTTCTACGCAGTGGAACCGCGCGGATACGTGTGCCTCGATCGCAGCGCGACGCTCGACCCGACCGGGCGCTACACCAGCGCGATGAGTGGGCTAGTGCCGTCGACAGACGCCTCGCCCTATCACTTCGCGCTTTCCAACGGCACACCGATGTATCGGCGTCTCCCCACCCGAGATGAGTGGCTGAAGGAGGAGCGTTTCCTTGGGGCTCCGGGAACCCATGCGCCGTTGAGCTGGGGGAACAAAGGGCACGAGGTGCTGGCGCTGGACAGCTTGCCCGAGGTGGACGGAGAGCTCCCCTGGTTCTTTGCAAACGGTGGATCCGCTGGCAGCTCGAAACCAATGGGGCTCGTCCGCAGGCAAATCCCTCTAGGTTCGATGTTGGCCTATGTGCGGGTGTTCGAGCACGAGGGACGGCGTTGGCTGGTCAGCGCGGACGGCACCGTGGTGCCCGCAGACCGCACTCGCCCGTTCAAGGAGTCGAGCTTCGAAGGCGTGGAACTCGCAGGCAAAGTGCAGCTCCCGCTGGGTTGGTTTCGCGAAGGCCCCGCTCCCCAGTATCGGCTGGACGGCGACAAGCTGGTCAAGACCGACGGCGCGTGGCAGCGCCTGGACCACGTGGGTGTCGACCCCAGCGCCCAGCCGGTGTCTCAAGGTGGCGAGAACTTCTTGCCGACGCTGTCTACGGGTAAGCAGGGCAGGTTGTGGGTGAGGGAAGCCGACGTGGTCCGCGTCGACGCGCGTGAAAAGTTACCGTGGGGAATCACGGATCAGGACAAGTGGCTGTGGATGAGCATCTCCCGAGGCACCCTGGTTGCCTACGAGGGGGAGCGACCGGTCTTCTCGACGCTGGTGAGCCCAGGCGTTGGGGGCGTGCCCGTGAAGGGGCGAGATCCGGTCAAATACTCAACGACTCCCATGGGGATCTACCGCATCACCTACAAGCATCGAGCTGCGACGATGAGTCCGGAGCAGGGTGAAGATCGAAGCTTCTGGATTGCTGACGTACCCTACACTCAGTACTTCAACGCTCCCTTCGCGCTGCATGTCGCTTACTGGCACGACACGTTCGGTAAGGGCATGAGCGCCGGCTGTGTGAACCTGTCGCCCCGTGATGGGAAGCGCCTGTTCGGCTTTACAGAGCCCGCGGTGCCAGCGGACTGGAACGGCGCGGCGGCGGGGGGAGCGAACGGCAAGGGCACGTTCGTGGTGATTGAACGCTGA
- the ruvB gene encoding Holliday junction branch migration DNA helicase RuvB produces the protein MAAKRKKTDPSDEEQRLIESESMPEDDRFDRLFRPQSLDDFVGQSRHKENLRVYVKAAKQRGEPLDHILLCGPPGLGKTTLANILANEMGVQLFTTSGPAVEHKGVLTGLVTRLGRGDVLFIDEIHRLSAPVEEALYPAIEDFRIDIMTGDGPYAESIAVDVKPFTLIGATTRTGLLTKPLQERFGVTLRLDFYPVADLQQIVLRSARLLGVPCDQAGALELARRSRGTPRVANRLLRRVRDFAEVEGDGSIDQAIVKQTCERLEIDRGGLDEMDRRLLTIIIDHYDGGPVGVETIAAAMAEPRDTIEDVYEPYLLQQGFLGRTPRGRIATKKAYDHLGVPFGETTAGAKQGKLF, from the coding sequence ATGGCCGCAAAGCGCAAGAAGACCGATCCCAGCGACGAGGAGCAGCGCCTCATCGAAAGCGAGAGCATGCCCGAAGACGATCGCTTCGATCGGCTGTTCCGCCCCCAGAGCCTGGACGACTTCGTCGGCCAGAGCCGCCACAAGGAGAACCTGCGCGTCTACGTCAAGGCGGCCAAGCAGCGCGGCGAGCCTCTCGATCACATCCTGCTCTGCGGGCCGCCTGGCCTCGGCAAGACCACCCTCGCAAACATCCTCGCGAACGAGATGGGCGTGCAGCTGTTCACGACCAGCGGGCCAGCCGTCGAGCACAAGGGCGTGCTCACCGGGCTCGTCACTCGCCTGGGGCGAGGCGATGTGCTGTTCATCGATGAAATCCACCGCCTCAGCGCGCCAGTGGAAGAGGCGCTCTACCCCGCCATCGAAGATTTCCGCATAGATATCATGACGGGTGACGGTCCTTACGCCGAGAGCATCGCAGTGGACGTCAAACCCTTCACGCTGATCGGGGCCACGACGCGTACCGGCTTGCTCACCAAGCCCCTGCAAGAGCGCTTTGGTGTCACCCTACGCCTCGACTTCTACCCCGTCGCAGATCTGCAGCAGATCGTGCTGCGCTCCGCGCGCCTGCTCGGCGTCCCGTGTGATCAAGCCGGCGCCCTCGAGCTAGCACGTCGCTCGCGGGGCACACCTCGCGTCGCGAACCGCCTGCTCCGCCGGGTGCGCGACTTCGCCGAGGTCGAAGGCGACGGCAGCATCGACCAAGCCATCGTCAAGCAAACCTGCGAGCGCCTGGAGATCGATCGCGGCGGCCTCGACGAGATGGATCGTCGCCTGCTCACCATCATCATCGATCACTACGACGGCGGCCCCGTCGGCGTGGAGACCATCGCCGCAGCGATGGCTGAACCGCGAGACACCATCGAGGACGTCTACGAGCCCTACTTGCTCCAACAAGGCTTCCTCGGTCGCACCCCGCGGGGACGTATCGCCACGAAAAAGGCCTACGACCACCTCGGGGTGCCCTTCGGCGAGACCACCGCAGGCGCCAAGCAGGGCAAGCTGTTCTAG